The Candidatus Kryptonium sp. genome contains a region encoding:
- the pdxA gene encoding 4-hydroxythreonine-4-phosphate dehydrogenase PdxA, translating to MLPKIAVTIGDINGIGPEVAIKSLSQKIVFSKTQSFIISPPKIVEIYCKLMNLKFHIMENENDFSSEINVINILPMKEFRNFDINIGKPTKTSGKIAGESINIAVELCLQGKADAICTAPVSKEALKLAGFNFPGQTEMIAKLSNSKRYMMMFVNEQIKLGLVTIHVPISKVGKILSEKLLTEKIEILIDSLNLDFNISSPTIAVLGLNPHAGENGLIGDEEEKIIKPVLKRFNRGKIKIEGPFPADGFFGEKKYENYDAVLSMYHDQGLIPVKLIDFYRTVNFSAGLKIVRTSPDHGTAYDIAGKLIANEESMKSAIILSAKIFKNRLKHRSLS from the coding sequence ATGCTCCCTAAAATTGCAGTGACAATTGGAGATATAAATGGCATCGGTCCAGAAGTTGCAATAAAATCTTTATCACAAAAAATCGTTTTTTCAAAAACTCAATCCTTCATAATATCCCCTCCGAAAATCGTTGAGATATATTGCAAGCTGATGAATTTAAAATTTCACATTATGGAAAACGAGAATGACTTTTCGTCAGAGATAAATGTGATCAACATTCTTCCGATGAAGGAATTCAGAAATTTTGATATTAATATCGGGAAGCCAACCAAAACATCTGGCAAAATCGCAGGCGAATCAATAAACATAGCAGTTGAACTATGTCTTCAAGGCAAAGCTGATGCCATCTGCACCGCGCCTGTCTCAAAAGAAGCTTTAAAACTTGCTGGATTTAACTTTCCCGGACAAACTGAAATGATAGCTAAGCTTTCCAACTCAAAACGATATATGATGATGTTTGTAAATGAACAAATCAAGCTCGGTCTCGTCACGATACATGTCCCAATATCAAAAGTTGGCAAAATTCTTTCAGAAAAGCTGTTGACAGAAAAAATTGAAATCTTGATTGATTCACTAAATCTTGACTTCAACATAAGTTCACCAACAATAGCTGTCCTTGGCTTAAATCCTCATGCGGGAGAGAACGGTTTAATAGGTGATGAAGAAGAAAAAATTATCAAACCCGTTTTAAAGCGTTTCAATAGAGGTAAAATTAAAATTGAAGGTCCTTTTCCAGCGGATGGATTTTTCGGCGAGAAAAAATATGAAAATTACGACGCCGTTCTATCCATGTATCATGATCAAGGACTTATCCCTGTGAAGTTAATTGATTTTTACAGAACTGTTAACTTCTCAGCTGGACTCAAAATCGTTAGAACTTCTCCAGATCACGGAACTGCATACGACATCGCGGGGAAACTTATTGCTAACGAGGAAAGCATGAAATCAGCAATAATTCTTTCGGCAAAAATTTTTAAAAACCGCTTAAAACATAGATCTCTTTCTTAA
- a CDS encoding GWxTD domain-containing protein, with protein sequence MRKLFPTFLFLTSTLFAQLPLFRPFFSTTDREFGKLFFYEVINLISEDTSKSRIDVNFRIANDLLTFVKNPLSSPTYIANFTISAEIIDKDGKSIARKIFSGRKATDNFEETNSKDIYTQGNFRFDLTPGNYRLILLIEDEQANQLLRRERNITLKTFKPYSFETSDLTIIQESKQVGDTIILLPTNIGNRVNFGRDFTVYVQFTDKPAEFSYTLFFLSEFGRKKEIKKSSIQPDEITNDRKFVFRENPGDTVFTYFLIPSQPQSYYSLLIPFDGDSLDLGEYELYFYVKFKDATEKEIQKAFSKRFTVEWIDMPFSLQNLDYAIEILEYIATPDEMAKLRFGTPQARLLKFKEFWAQRDPTPKTIYNELMAEYYRRVDYAYINFATMRERDGARTDRGKVYILYGQPTRIERKYTPGRSTEEIWYYEPIKRKFVFVDQFGSFKLTSVETYAP encoded by the coding sequence ATGAGAAAACTATTTCCAACTTTTTTGTTTTTGACATCAACATTGTTCGCACAACTTCCCCTCTTCCGACCGTTTTTCTCAACGACCGACAGAGAATTTGGTAAGCTCTTCTTTTATGAAGTTATAAATCTAATAAGCGAAGATACATCAAAAAGCAGAATTGATGTAAACTTCAGAATCGCTAACGATCTACTTACATTTGTAAAAAATCCACTAAGCTCCCCAACATACATCGCAAACTTTACAATTAGTGCGGAGATCATTGATAAAGATGGCAAATCAATAGCAAGAAAAATTTTCAGTGGGCGCAAGGCAACTGACAACTTTGAAGAAACAAATTCAAAAGATATTTACACACAAGGCAACTTTCGCTTTGATTTGACACCGGGAAACTACCGTTTGATACTTTTGATAGAAGATGAACAAGCCAACCAGCTTTTAAGACGAGAACGAAATATAACTCTTAAAACATTTAAACCTTACTCCTTTGAAACATCTGACTTAACAATTATTCAAGAAAGCAAGCAAGTTGGCGATACGATAATTTTGCTACCGACAAACATCGGAAATAGAGTTAACTTCGGTAGGGATTTTACTGTCTATGTTCAATTCACCGATAAACCTGCAGAATTTAGCTATACTTTATTTTTCCTTTCAGAGTTCGGAAGGAAGAAAGAAATAAAAAAATCCTCAATTCAACCTGACGAGATCACAAACGATAGGAAATTTGTTTTCAGAGAAAACCCTGGCGATACTGTTTTCACATATTTTTTGATCCCATCCCAACCACAAAGTTATTATTCTTTACTTATCCCATTTGATGGCGACTCACTTGACCTTGGGGAATACGAACTTTATTTTTATGTAAAATTTAAAGATGCAACCGAAAAAGAAATCCAAAAGGCATTTTCAAAACGATTTACCGTTGAATGGATTGATATGCCGTTTTCGCTTCAAAATCTTGATTACGCAATTGAAATTTTAGAATACATAGCGACACCTGACGAAATGGCAAAGTTAAGATTTGGAACCCCACAAGCAAGGTTATTAAAGTTCAAGGAGTTTTGGGCTCAACGAGATCCGACGCCGAAAACAATTTACAATGAGCTTATGGCTGAATACTACCGCAGAGTTGATTACGCGTATATAAATTTTGCGACAATGCGAGAGCGAGACGGTGCAAGAACAGATAGAGGTAAAGTTTACATTCTCTATGGACAACCAACCAGAATTGAAAGAAAATATACACCAGGAAGATCAACAGAAGAAATATGGTATTACGAACCAATTAAAAGAAAGTTTGTCTTTGTCGATCAATTTGGCTCTTTTAAATTAACATCGGTTGAAACCTATGCTCCCTAA